From one Lotus japonicus ecotype B-129 chromosome 3, LjGifu_v1.2 genomic stretch:
- the LOC130744306 gene encoding uncharacterized protein LOC130744306, which produces MTRANPGFVHPLISEIDREFHRLIRARRAFVIDPYSSDSDSDLDFDSDFVAVFDNMTEEGPRERTLRELAAPDFTYESLCIQYPEDVPCVLKTGLIHLLPKFGGLAGEDPHMHIKEFRTVISTLKPPEVDKDHIFLKAFPHSLQGTAKTWLYNLPPSSIASWDDLKRKFLEKFFPASRTTSIRKDISGIRQLHGETLHEYWERFKTLCVSCPHHQISEQLLVQYFYEGLLNMERHLIDAACGGALNDMTPTEARQLFEKMAANSQQFHTRSNDAVKTVNEIGTDPRMDKLEKRMETIASLVTQLAMNQNKPSQQAKVCGICTKDHNTDVCPSLQEPTDENPEAYAANIFNNRPQQNYDLSSNRYNPGWRNHPNLRWQSKESSLEDMLKQMTAQNMQFQQDTRSSIQNLTTQIGQMATSINQLQSQNSDKLPSQTVVNPRNVSAITLRSGKQIDADHGPEPEPEPEPEKETKTTATRTFQVQPPSIPLPFPPKAMPSKKKEEVDKGILEIFKKVEVNIPLLDALKQIPRYAKFLKELCTQKRKLKGNERVRMGRNVSAIIGKAGKPAPVSEVPEKCEDPGTFSVPCVIGDTKFENAMLDLGASINVMPMSIFKSLSLGPLKPTGVVIQLANRSTAHPAGWVEDVLVRVGELVFPADFYVLEMEKGSSRNTVPIILGRPFLKTARTKIDVYAGTLTMEFGDIVVRINIFDAMKHPPEDYSVFHIDLLDELL; this is translated from the exons ATGACTAGGGCGAATCCTGGGTTTGTGCATCCATTAATTTCTGAAATAGATAGAGAGTTTCATAGGTTAATTAGAGCACGTAGAGCTTTTGTAATTGATCCTTATTCaagtgattctgattctgaccttgattttgattctgatttTGTTGCAGTTTTTGATAACATGACTGAAGAAGGACCGCGAGAAAGAACATTAAGGGAGCTGGCTGCACCTGATTTCACCTACGAAAGCTTGTGTATCCAGTATCCTGAGGATGTACCATGTGTACTCAAAACTGGACTAATCCATTTATTGCCTAAGTTTGGTGGTCTTGCAGGTGAAGATCCTCATATGCATATCAAGGAGTTTCGTACTGTCATATCCACCTTGAAGCCTCCTGAAGTTGACAAAGATCATATCTTTTTGAAGGCTTTTCCTCATTCTCTTCAGGGAACTGCAAAGACTTGGTTGTATAACCTGCCTCCTTCATCCATTGCAAGTTGGGACGACCTGAAAAGAAAGTTTCTTGAGAAGTTCTTCCCTGCCTCTAggacaacttcaatcagaaaagACATCTCAGGAATCAGGCAGCTACATGGAGAGACTCTACATGAATACTGGGAAAGATTCAAGACACTATGTGTGAGCTGCCCCCATCACCAGATTTCCGAGCAGCTCCTAGTTCAGTATTTCTATGAGGGTTTGCTCAACATGGAAAGACATCTCATTGATGCTGCTTGTGGAGGTGCATTGAATGATATGACTCCTACTGAAGCCAGGCAGTTGTTTGAGAAGATGGCTGCTAATTCTCAGCAGTTTCACACAAGGAGTAATGATGCTGTAAAAACTGTTAATGAGATTGGGACAGATCCAAGGATGGACAAGCTTGAGAAGAGGATGGAAACCATTGCCAGCTTGGTTACTCAATTGGCCATGAACCAGAATAAACCTTCACAACAGGCAAAGGTTTGTGGCATTTGCACTAAAGACCATAATACTGATGTTTGTCCTTCTCTGCAGGAACCTACAGATGAGAATCCTGAAGCATATGCTGCCAACATTTTCAATAATCGACCTCAGCAAAATTATGATCTGTCATCTAACAGATATAACCCTGGCTGGAGAAATCATCCAAATCTTAGATG GCAATCTAAAGAATCTTCATTGGAGGAcatgttgaagcagatgacAGCCCAAAACATGCAGTTCCAACAAGACACCAGATCCTCCATTCAGAATCTGACCACCCAGATAGGACAGATGGCTACTTCAATAAACCAGCTACAGTCCCAGAATTCTGATAAGCTACCCTCTCAGACGGTTGTCAATCCAAGAAATGTGAGCGCCATCACCTTACGGTCGGGGAAGCAAATTGATGCAGATCATGGACCAGAGCCAGAGCCAGAGCCTGAACCTGAAAAGGAGACAAAGACCACTGCCACAAGAACCTTCCAAGTACAACCACCTTCCATTCCTCTTCCATTCCCTCCGAAAGCTATGCCAAGCAAAAAGAAGGAAGAGGTAGATAAGGGAATCTTGGAGATATTCAAGAAAGTGGAGGTGAACATACCTCTACTTGATGCACTCAAGCAAATTCCAAGATATGCAAAGTTTCTAAAAGAATTATGCACTCAGAAAAGGAAGCTGAAAGGAAATGAAAGAGTTCGCATGGGGAGAAACGTTTCTGCAATCATAGGTAAAGCTGGTAAACCTGCTCCTGTTTCTGAGGTTCCTGAAAAGTGTGAGGATCCAGGTACGTTTTCTGTTCCTTGTGTCATAGGTGATACTAAATTTGAAAATGCCATGCTAGACCTAGGAGCTTCAATTAATGTGATGCCTATGTCTATTTTTAAATCACTTTCACTTGGGCCTTTGAAACCTACCGGTGTTGTCATCCAATTAGCAAATAGGAGCACGGCACACCCTGCTGGTTGGGTAGAGGATGTTTTGGTTAGGGTTGGTGAACTTGTTTTCCCTGCTGATTTTTATGTGCTTGAAATGGAAAAAGGATCTTCCCGTAATACAGTTCCTATCATTTTGGGGAGACCATTTTTAAAGACGGCCCGAACCAAGATAGATGTGTATGCTGGAACATTGACTATGGAATTCGGTGATATTGTGGTTAGGATAAACATTTTTGATGCTATGAAACATCCACCTGAAGACTATTCTGTGTTTCAtattgatttgcttgatgaactgctt